A genomic region of Sphingobium sp. HWE2-09 contains the following coding sequences:
- the thiE gene encoding thiamine phosphate synthase, which yields MTDFTDEELALDPHFADQFEPGFRPACQLYLISPPTLGDDFLDQLAAAFDGGDIAAFQLRLKGLDDHAIAALAPPIQALCAEREVAFIVNDSIGLAKRLEADGVHLGQTDGDPRDARKQLGPKVQIGVTCHDSRHLAMEAGEAGADYVAFGAFYPTSTKETLHRAEPSILGWWTTLFELPCVAIGGVTADNAAPLVAAGADFLAVSSAVWNHPDGPKAGVAAFAEVLASKPPPPR from the coding sequence ATGACCGATTTCACCGATGAAGAGCTGGCGCTCGATCCGCATTTCGCCGACCAGTTCGAACCGGGCTTCCGCCCCGCCTGCCAGCTTTACCTGATCTCCCCGCCAACCCTTGGCGACGATTTCCTCGATCAACTGGCTGCGGCCTTTGACGGCGGCGATATCGCCGCGTTTCAGCTGCGGCTCAAGGGGCTGGACGATCACGCCATCGCCGCGCTCGCCCCGCCGATCCAGGCGCTATGCGCGGAGCGGGAGGTCGCCTTCATCGTCAACGACAGCATCGGCCTTGCCAAGCGTCTTGAAGCGGACGGCGTCCATCTCGGTCAAACGGATGGCGACCCGCGCGACGCGCGTAAGCAATTGGGGCCAAAAGTGCAGATCGGCGTCACCTGTCACGACAGCCGCCATCTGGCGATGGAAGCAGGGGAGGCGGGGGCCGACTATGTCGCCTTCGGTGCCTTCTATCCCACCTCTACGAAAGAAACGCTCCATCGCGCCGAACCCTCGATCCTCGGCTGGTGGACCACGCTGTTCGAACTGCCCTGCGTCGCGATCGGCGGGGTGACGGCGGACAATGCCGCGCCCTTGGTGGCGGCGGGCGCGGATTTTCTGGCGGTCAGCAGCGCGGTCTGGAACCATCCGGATGGCCCCAAAGCGGGCGTCGCCGCCTTTGCCGAAGTTCTCGCGAGCAAACCACCGCCGCCACGCTAA
- a CDS encoding fructose bisphosphate aldolase: MLDQDMKQKIATGEGFIAALDQSGGSTPKALKGYGVEEDAWSSEEEMFGLIHAMRSRVITSPAFTGDKVLGAILFERTMDGTVDGKPTPQALLERGVVPFIKIDKGLEDEANGVQLMKPNPDLDILLHRSKALGVFGTKERSVVNLANREGIAAVVAQQFEVGQQVLAAGLMPIIEPEVNIKSPERAEADQILLEEILKILDALPDGVQVMLKLSLPTKPGLFDPLVDHPAVLRVVALSGGFARPEACVELAKNRGIIASFSRALLNDLRHQMTDDEFNASLGEAIDEIHGASTAKQPVAA, encoded by the coding sequence ATGCTGGATCAAGATATGAAGCAGAAGATCGCAACGGGCGAGGGCTTCATCGCCGCGCTCGACCAGAGCGGCGGATCGACGCCTAAGGCGCTCAAGGGCTATGGCGTGGAAGAAGACGCCTGGTCCAGCGAAGAGGAAATGTTCGGCCTCATCCACGCGATGCGCAGCCGCGTCATCACCTCGCCCGCCTTCACCGGCGACAAGGTGCTGGGTGCGATCCTGTTCGAACGCACCATGGACGGCACCGTCGATGGCAAGCCCACGCCGCAGGCGCTGTTGGAGCGCGGCGTGGTGCCCTTCATCAAGATCGACAAGGGTCTGGAAGATGAAGCGAACGGTGTGCAGCTGATGAAGCCCAATCCCGATCTCGACATCCTGCTCCACCGGTCGAAGGCGCTGGGCGTGTTCGGCACCAAGGAACGCTCGGTCGTGAACCTCGCCAATCGCGAGGGCATCGCTGCCGTGGTCGCGCAGCAGTTCGAAGTGGGCCAGCAGGTTCTCGCCGCCGGTCTGATGCCGATCATCGAGCCGGAAGTGAACATCAAGTCGCCCGAACGCGCGGAGGCCGACCAGATCCTGCTGGAAGAAATCCTCAAGATTCTCGATGCTTTGCCCGACGGCGTTCAGGTGATGTTGAAGCTGTCGCTGCCGACCAAGCCCGGCCTGTTCGATCCGCTGGTCGATCATCCCGCCGTGCTACGCGTCGTCGCCCTGTCGGGCGGTTTCGCCCGTCCCGAAGCCTGCGTCGAACTCGCCAAAAATCGCGGCATCATCGCCAGCTTCAGCCGCGCGCTGCTCAACGATCTGCGTCACCAGATGACCGACGACGAGTTCAACGCGTCGCTGGGCGAAGCGATCGACGAAATCCACGGCGCTTCGACGGCGAAGCAGCCGGTCGCGGCCTGA
- a CDS encoding MFS transporter, producing MTSSAATKPVDLSPFVLLLMAVACGVMVANLYYAQTLIDVIGPEIGMSTSLAGLITTLTQLGYGAGLFLVVPLADLFENRRIVLTSIGATIIGCIAIALSSGPTSFLIASILTGVGATGAQVLVPLASHLAAPEKQGRVVGTVMSGLLFGIMLSRPIANFLAGSVGWRATFILSAVVMTGVGLALLAACPRRTPKGGMGYGAVLASTFAQLVKHRVVRMRAFYQAAMFAAFNLFWTAAPLALIHEFHLGHAGIGAFALAGAGGALVAPVAGWMADRRLTRVASLIGLVGLTAGFLLADWMVAASSLVGFTIMAVLIDGAVQMSQITGQKLIFSLDPHARGRINAAYVTVMFVVGALGSVIGSATYEAGGWSASALAGAAIGGVATLGFLLFDRGASVAR from the coding sequence ATGACCAGCAGCGCCGCAACGAAACCCGTCGACCTGTCCCCGTTCGTGCTGTTGCTGATGGCGGTGGCGTGCGGTGTGATGGTCGCCAACCTTTATTATGCCCAGACGCTGATCGACGTGATCGGGCCGGAAATTGGCATGTCGACCAGCCTGGCGGGGCTGATCACCACGTTGACCCAGTTGGGTTATGGCGCGGGCCTGTTCCTGGTAGTGCCGTTGGCGGACCTGTTCGAAAATCGCCGGATCGTGCTGACGTCGATCGGCGCGACGATCATCGGCTGCATCGCCATCGCCCTGTCGAGCGGGCCGACGAGTTTCCTGATCGCATCGATCCTGACCGGGGTGGGCGCGACGGGTGCGCAGGTGCTGGTGCCCCTCGCCTCCCACCTCGCCGCGCCTGAAAAGCAGGGTCGCGTGGTGGGGACGGTGATGAGCGGGCTGCTGTTCGGCATCATGCTGTCGCGGCCGATCGCCAATTTCCTGGCCGGGTCGGTCGGCTGGCGCGCGACGTTCATCCTGTCGGCGGTCGTGATGACGGGCGTGGGCCTGGCGCTGCTGGCCGCCTGTCCCCGTCGCACGCCCAAGGGTGGGATGGGCTATGGCGCGGTGCTGGCGTCCACCTTCGCGCAACTGGTCAAGCATCGGGTAGTGCGGATGCGCGCCTTTTATCAGGCAGCGATGTTCGCGGCGTTCAACCTGTTCTGGACCGCCGCGCCGCTGGCGCTGATCCATGAATTTCATCTGGGCCATGCGGGGATCGGCGCATTCGCGCTGGCGGGCGCGGGCGGCGCATTGGTGGCGCCGGTGGCGGGGTGGATGGCCGATCGTCGCCTGACGCGCGTCGCTTCGCTGATCGGCCTTGTCGGACTGACGGCCGGGTTCCTGCTGGCGGACTGGATGGTGGCGGCAAGCAGCCTGGTCGGCTTCACCATCATGGCGGTGCTGATCGACGGCGCGGTGCAGATGAGCCAGATCACCGGGCAGAAGCTGATCTTCTCGCTCGATCCCCATGCGCGCGGACGGATCAACGCGGCCTATGTGACGGTGATGTTCGTGGTCGGCGCGCTGGGATCGGTGATCGGATCGGCCACTTATGAAGCGGGAGGCTGGAGCGCGAGCGCGCTGGCCGGGGCGGCCATCGGCGGCGTCGCCACCTTGGGATTCCTGCTGTTCGACCGGGGCGCCAGCGTCGCGCGCTGA
- a CDS encoding phosphoglycerate kinase, translating into MTKPFKTLDDMGDITGKVVLVREDLNVPMQDGAVSDDNRLRAAMPTVLELADRGAKVLILAHFGRPKGQKNPEFSLSKITRPLSAVLGREVQFIPDCQGEAAVDGIAVMRAGDIAILENTRFHAGEEKNDPALVDAMAAIADLYVNDAFSAAHRAHASTEGLAHKLPAFAGRSMEKELDALQAALGEPVKPVAAVVGGAKVSTKLDVLNNLVKKVDHLIIGGGMANTFLYARGVDVGKSLCEKDLSDTAEAIFEAAEAAGCIIHLPYDVVVAKEFAANPASLRTCNVHEVAQDEMILDVGPAAVEALGDALKNCRTLVWNGPLGAFEMAPFDAATVSLAKTAAALTREGQLTSVAGGGDTVAALNHAGVAADFTFVSTAGGAFLEWMEGKELPGVKALTA; encoded by the coding sequence ATGACCAAGCCGTTCAAAACGCTCGACGACATGGGCGACATCACCGGCAAGGTGGTGCTGGTGCGCGAAGACCTGAACGTGCCGATGCAGGACGGCGCAGTCAGCGACGATAACCGCCTGCGCGCGGCGATGCCGACCGTGCTGGAACTGGCCGATCGCGGCGCAAAGGTGCTGATCCTCGCCCATTTCGGCCGTCCCAAGGGCCAGAAGAACCCCGAATTTTCGCTGTCCAAGATCACCCGCCCGCTCTCGGCGGTGCTGGGCCGCGAAGTCCAGTTCATCCCCGACTGCCAGGGCGAAGCCGCGGTAGACGGCATTGCGGTCATGCGCGCTGGCGACATCGCGATCCTGGAGAATACCCGCTTCCACGCGGGCGAGGAAAAGAACGATCCCGCGCTGGTCGACGCCATGGCCGCGATCGCCGACCTCTACGTTAACGACGCTTTTTCTGCCGCGCACCGCGCCCATGCCTCGACCGAGGGGCTGGCGCACAAGCTGCCCGCCTTTGCCGGTCGCTCGATGGAAAAGGAACTGGATGCGTTGCAGGCGGCGCTGGGCGAACCGGTCAAGCCGGTCGCGGCGGTCGTCGGTGGCGCAAAGGTTTCCACCAAGCTCGACGTGCTCAACAATCTGGTGAAGAAGGTCGATCACCTCATCATCGGCGGCGGCATGGCCAACACCTTCCTCTATGCCCGTGGTGTCGATGTCGGCAAATCGCTGTGCGAAAAGGATCTGAGCGATACGGCTGAGGCGATCTTCGAAGCCGCCGAAGCCGCTGGCTGCATCATCCATCTCCCCTATGACGTGGTGGTAGCGAAGGAATTTGCCGCCAACCCGGCCAGCCTGCGCACCTGCAACGTCCATGAAGTCGCGCAGGACGAAATGATCCTGGATGTCGGCCCCGCCGCGGTCGAGGCTTTGGGCGACGCGCTCAAAAACTGCCGCACGCTGGTGTGGAACGGTCCTTTGGGCGCGTTCGAAATGGCGCCGTTCGACGCAGCGACCGTGTCGCTGGCGAAGACAGCGGCGGCGCTGACCCGCGAAGGCCAGCTGACGTCCGTGGCCGGTGGCGGCGACACGGTGGCCGCGCTCAACCATGCAGGCGTGGCGGCGGACTTTACCTTCGTGTCGACCGCAGGCGGCGCTTTCCTGGAATGGATGGAAGGCAAGGAACTGCCGGGCGTCAAGGCGCTGACGGCTTGA
- the gap gene encoding type I glyceraldehyde-3-phosphate dehydrogenase — MATKVAINGFGRIGRLVARAILSRTDHDLELVSINDLGDVKSNALLFKRDSVHGNWAGDVSVDGDFLVVDGKKIKVTAERDPANLPHADLGVAIALECTGIFTTKDKASAHLTAGAKRVIISAPGTNVDRTVVFGVNHDALTTDDIVISNASCTTNCLAPLAKVLNDAIGIESGFMTTIHSYTNDQNTLDQLHSDMRRARAAALSQIPTSTGAARAVGEVLPELKGKLDGSSIRVPTPNVSVVDLKFIPKRPTTKDEVNSLLKAASESGPLKGVLGYSDEPLVSIDYNGDPRSSTVDSLETAVVDGKLVRVLSWYDNEWGFSNRMIDTTGVVAKFL, encoded by the coding sequence GTGGCAACAAAGGTAGCAATTAACGGTTTCGGACGTATCGGCCGCCTGGTGGCGCGCGCCATTCTCTCGCGCACCGATCATGATCTGGAACTGGTCAGCATCAACGATCTGGGCGACGTCAAATCCAACGCGCTGCTTTTCAAGCGCGATTCCGTCCATGGCAATTGGGCTGGCGACGTCAGCGTGGACGGCGATTTCCTCGTCGTTGACGGCAAGAAGATCAAGGTGACGGCCGAGCGCGATCCCGCCAACCTGCCGCATGCCGACCTGGGCGTCGCCATCGCGCTGGAATGCACCGGCATCTTCACCACCAAAGACAAGGCGAGCGCGCATCTGACCGCTGGCGCCAAGCGCGTCATCATTTCCGCCCCCGGCACCAATGTCGATCGCACCGTCGTGTTCGGCGTCAACCATGATGCGCTGACCACCGACGACATCGTCATTTCCAACGCCAGCTGCACCACCAACTGCCTGGCCCCGCTCGCCAAGGTGCTGAACGACGCCATTGGCATCGAAAGCGGCTTCATGACGACGATCCACAGCTACACCAACGACCAGAACACGCTGGATCAGCTGCACAGCGATATGCGCCGCGCCCGTGCCGCCGCCCTGTCGCAGATCCCGACCTCCACCGGCGCCGCCCGCGCGGTGGGTGAGGTTCTGCCCGAATTGAAGGGCAAGCTGGACGGCTCGTCGATCCGCGTGCCGACGCCCAACGTCTCGGTCGTGGACCTGAAGTTCATCCCCAAGCGCCCGACCACGAAGGACGAGGTCAACAGCCTGCTCAAGGCGGCGTCGGAATCCGGCCCGCTCAAGGGCGTCCTGGGCTATTCGGACGAACCGCTGGTCTCGATCGACTATAATGGCGATCCGCGCAGCTCGACCGTCGACAGCCTGGAAACGGCCGTGGTGGATGGCAAGCTGGTCCGCGTGCTCAGCTGGTACGACAATGAATGGGGTTTCTCGAACCGCATGATCGACACCACCGGCGTCGTCGCGAAGTTTCTGTAA
- the tkt gene encoding transketolase codes for MTVSEKSLANAIRALSMDAVQAANSGHPGMPMGMADVATVLFGDYLKFDPTQPKWADRDRFVLSAGHGSMLIYSLLHLTGYARPTIEDIRNFRQLHSPCAGHPENFELAGVEATTGPLGSGLATAVGMAIAERHLNAQYGDDLVDHRTWVIAGDGCLMEGINHEAIGLAGHLNLGRLIVLWDDNKITIDGAVDLSSSEDVRARYVATGWHVVSCDGHDVADVRRALAEAVADPRPSLVACATKIGYGSPNKAGTSGVHGSALGTDEVAASREFLGWTAEPFVIPEDIAAAWRAIGAKGADVRTAWEDRLAKSADGAEFSRRMAGDLPADFSLEAYIDTLIANPQKVATRKASELALGAINDLLPETLGGSADLTGSNNTKTKSTGPLTRDDYAGRYVYYGIREFGMACAMNGMALHGGVIPYGGTFLVFSDYMRGGIRLAALQQQRVIHVLTHDSIGLGEDGPTHQPIEHVMSMRMIPNLDVYRPADIVETAECWELALKDATGPSVLALTRQNLPQLRTEKSENLSAKGAYRLVAATAERKVVIVATGSEVEIAVDTARLLEEQGIGADVVSMPSWAHFDAQPQSYKDDLLPHHVLRASIEAGTTFGWERHTGIAGLRFGIDSFGASAPAEDLYDHFGLTAVKIAPRIVAALNN; via the coding sequence ATGACAGTTTCCGAAAAGTCGCTCGCCAACGCCATTCGCGCGCTGTCCATGGACGCGGTGCAGGCCGCCAATAGCGGCCATCCGGGCATGCCAATGGGCATGGCGGACGTAGCGACCGTCCTGTTCGGCGACTATCTGAAATTCGATCCGACCCAGCCCAAATGGGCCGACCGCGACCGTTTCGTCCTGTCGGCGGGCCATGGCTCGATGCTGATCTACTCGCTGCTGCATCTGACCGGCTATGCGCGTCCCACGATCGAGGACATCCGCAATTTCCGCCAGTTGCACAGCCCCTGCGCCGGTCACCCGGAGAATTTCGAGCTGGCGGGCGTGGAAGCGACCACCGGTCCGCTGGGGTCCGGCCTCGCCACTGCCGTCGGCATGGCGATCGCCGAACGGCACCTGAACGCGCAGTATGGTGACGATCTGGTCGATCACCGCACCTGGGTGATCGCGGGCGACGGCTGCCTGATGGAAGGCATCAACCATGAGGCGATCGGCTTGGCCGGTCACCTGAACCTGGGCCGCCTGATCGTGCTGTGGGATGATAACAAGATTACCATCGACGGCGCGGTCGACCTGTCGAGCAGCGAAGATGTCCGCGCACGCTATGTCGCGACCGGCTGGCATGTGGTGTCGTGCGATGGCCACGACGTTGCGGACGTGCGCCGCGCACTGGCCGAAGCGGTCGCCGATCCGCGGCCCTCGCTCGTCGCCTGCGCGACCAAGATCGGCTATGGTTCGCCCAACAAGGCAGGCACGTCGGGCGTGCATGGATCGGCGCTGGGCACGGACGAAGTCGCCGCCTCGCGCGAATTTCTGGGCTGGACCGCCGAACCTTTCGTCATCCCCGAAGACATCGCCGCCGCCTGGCGCGCGATCGGGGCCAAGGGCGCGGATGTTCGCACCGCTTGGGAAGATCGCCTGGCAAAGAGCGCCGATGGCGCGGAATTTTCCCGTCGCATGGCCGGCGACCTGCCTGCCGACTTCTCGCTTGAAGCCTATATCGACACGCTGATCGCCAACCCGCAAAAGGTCGCGACCCGCAAGGCGAGCGAACTGGCGCTGGGCGCGATCAACGACCTGCTGCCCGAAACCCTGGGCGGTTCGGCCGACCTCACCGGCTCCAACAATACCAAGACCAAGTCGACCGGCCCGCTGACCAGGGACGATTATGCGGGCCGTTACGTCTATTACGGCATCCGCGAATTCGGCATGGCCTGCGCGATGAACGGCATGGCGCTGCATGGCGGCGTGATCCCCTATGGCGGCACCTTCCTGGTCTTTTCCGACTATATGCGCGGCGGCATCCGCCTCGCCGCGCTTCAGCAGCAGCGCGTCATCCATGTGCTGACCCATGACAGCATCGGCCTGGGCGAAGACGGCCCGACCCATCAGCCGATCGAACATGTCATGTCGATGCGCATGATCCCGAACCTGGACGTCTATCGCCCGGCCGATATCGTCGAGACGGCGGAATGCTGGGAACTGGCATTGAAGGACGCGACCGGCCCGTCGGTGCTGGCGCTCACCCGCCAGAATCTGCCGCAGCTGCGCACCGAAAAGAGCGAAAATCTGTCGGCCAAGGGCGCCTATCGCCTGGTCGCCGCGACCGCCGAGCGCAAGGTGGTGATCGTCGCCACCGGCTCCGAAGTCGAAATCGCGGTCGACACCGCCAGGCTGCTGGAAGAGCAGGGCATCGGCGCCGATGTCGTGTCCATGCCCAGCTGGGCGCATTTCGATGCGCAGCCGCAAAGCTACAAGGACGACCTGCTGCCCCATCATGTGCTGCGCGCGTCGATCGAGGCGGGCACGACCTTCGGCTGGGAACGGCATACCGGCATTGCGGGCCTGCGCTTTGGCATCGACAGCTTCGGCGCGTCGGCCCCGGCGGAGGATCTTTACGACCATTTCGGCCTGACCGCCGTCAAGATCGCGCCACGGATTGTGGCCGCGCTCAACAACTGA
- a CDS encoding cell division protein ZapA codes for MAETTLVIAGRHYAIRCRDGEEAHLGHLATLIEDKARVAQQSTPGLTEVRTLLFAALFLADELNDLKRDNAGRQAQLKLDADDEPSVQAIEALAGRIEKLRERLAARTANA; via the coding sequence ATGGCTGAAACCACGCTGGTGATTGCGGGCCGCCATTATGCGATCCGGTGCCGTGACGGGGAGGAAGCGCATCTGGGCCACCTCGCCACGCTGATCGAGGACAAGGCGCGGGTGGCGCAGCAAAGCACGCCGGGGCTGACGGAAGTGCGCACCTTGCTGTTCGCCGCGCTTTTCCTGGCCGACGAATTGAACGACCTGAAGCGGGACAATGCAGGGCGGCAGGCGCAGCTGAAACTGGACGCCGACGACGAGCCGAGCGTCCAGGCGATCGAAGCATTGGCGGGCCGCATAGAAAAGCTGCGCGAACGACTTGCCGCCCGGACCGCGAACGCCTAG
- a CDS encoding 5-formyltetrahydrofolate cyclo-ligase encodes MNGDLSDKTSLRAIARQRRRDFVATLDPLAHRLAFKAVPSPLARRIAAAQVVALYMAVDDEAPAQRMAAQLLTMGKTVALPRVLDRLGSMDFLAWHPEDSLIPGPFRTSHPEPGDGPVTPDVIVAPLVGFDRAINRLGQGGGYYDRAFARFPDALRVGIGWSAQEMDALPADPWDLPLDIIMTEVELIEGPEL; translated from the coding sequence ATGAACGGCGATCTGTCCGACAAGACCAGCCTGCGCGCCATCGCGCGGCAGCGGCGGCGCGATTTCGTCGCCACGCTCGATCCGCTCGCGCATCGGCTGGCGTTCAAGGCGGTGCCGTCCCCGCTGGCGCGCCGGATCGCGGCGGCGCAGGTCGTCGCCCTCTATATGGCGGTGGACGATGAAGCGCCTGCGCAGCGGATGGCGGCGCAGTTGCTGACCATGGGCAAGACCGTGGCGCTGCCGCGGGTACTCGACCGGCTGGGCAGCATGGATTTCCTGGCCTGGCACCCGGAAGATAGCCTGATCCCCGGCCCGTTCCGCACCAGCCACCCCGAACCGGGCGATGGGCCGGTAACGCCCGATGTCATCGTCGCCCCGCTGGTGGGGTTCGACCGGGCGATAAATCGCCTGGGCCAAGGCGGCGGCTATTATGACCGCGCCTTCGCCCGCTTTCCCGATGCACTGCGCGTGGGCATCGGCTGGTCGGCGCAGGAGATGGACGCCCTGCCCGCCGATCCGTGGGATCTGCCGCTGGACATCATCATGACCGAAGTCGAACTGATCGAAGGACCAGAGCTGTGA
- a CDS encoding DUF2842 domain-containing protein, giving the protein MNIDPRHYHQPSWRKPVGMLAIVGLIALWAVMVGSLSTLIGALPMWAQAPIYVVLGIVWIWVLPLRRLLAWMETGRWR; this is encoded by the coding sequence GTGAACATCGACCCGCGCCATTATCACCAGCCTAGTTGGCGCAAGCCGGTGGGCATGTTGGCGATCGTCGGGCTGATCGCGTTGTGGGCGGTGATGGTGGGCAGCCTGTCGACCCTGATCGGCGCGCTGCCGATGTGGGCGCAGGCGCCCATCTATGTCGTGCTGGGGATCGTCTGGATCTGGGTGCTGCCGCTGCGCCGCCTGCTCGCCTGGATGGAAACCGGGCGCTGGCGCTGA
- a CDS encoding AI-2E family transporter: MTTTEQKEVNRRRDRLLASIALTSGIGLILALPFALRAGAEFFLPLTAALVIAIALVPLLEWMERRGLPSAFAALVAMIGFLVVANTALVLIIVPATDWFRILPQRLPQIQANLAPLIDFYANLQRFVDETVRMLATGPVAAAQTAAVDAPRSLLQFAATSAPSAIIQMVFSLLIIYFFLAGWTRLRRRTINSRGSFDGAMAVARVIQNMVDATSAYVITIATINLCLGLAIAIALWLIGMPSPWMWGGIVALLNFIPYFGPMLAAVLLGLGGLMVFDDVYVALLPAAVQVGFHLVEANVITPMLLGRRLTMNPLLILVSLAFWGWVWGTPGALLGVPLLIIIQTVVQAAGTPDIAGFLFEQGTLTVAPRKENDEKAESPVADG, translated from the coding sequence GTGACGACGACGGAACAGAAGGAAGTCAACCGGCGGCGCGACCGGCTGCTCGCGTCGATCGCGCTGACATCGGGCATCGGGCTGATCCTGGCGCTGCCCTTTGCCTTGCGCGCGGGGGCGGAATTCTTCCTGCCGCTCACGGCCGCGCTGGTGATCGCCATCGCGCTGGTGCCGCTGCTGGAATGGATGGAGCGGCGCGGGCTGCCGTCGGCCTTTGCGGCGCTGGTGGCTATGATCGGCTTCCTGGTGGTCGCCAACACCGCCCTGGTGCTGATCATCGTGCCCGCGACCGACTGGTTCCGCATCCTGCCGCAACGCCTGCCGCAAATTCAGGCGAACCTCGCCCCGCTGATCGACTTCTACGCCAATCTTCAGCGGTTCGTGGACGAAACCGTGCGGATGCTGGCGACCGGCCCGGTTGCGGCGGCGCAGACGGCGGCGGTGGATGCGCCACGCTCGCTGCTTCAGTTCGCCGCGACCTCCGCCCCATCGGCGATCATCCAGATGGTGTTCTCCTTGCTCATCATCTATTTCTTCCTGGCGGGCTGGACCCGGCTGCGGCGGCGTACGATCAACAGTCGCGGCAGTTTCGACGGCGCGATGGCGGTGGCGCGGGTGATCCAGAATATGGTCGATGCGACATCGGCCTATGTCATCACCATCGCCACCATCAACCTGTGCCTGGGTCTGGCGATCGCGATCGCTTTGTGGCTGATCGGCATGCCCTCTCCCTGGATGTGGGGCGGCATCGTTGCGCTGCTCAACTTCATCCCCTATTTCGGGCCGATGCTGGCCGCCGTACTGCTGGGGCTGGGCGGGTTGATGGTGTTCGATGACGTCTATGTCGCCTTGCTGCCCGCGGCCGTGCAGGTGGGCTTCCATCTGGTGGAGGCGAACGTCATTACGCCGATGCTGCTGGGGCGGCGGTTGACGATGAACCCGCTGCTGATTCTCGTCTCGCTCGCCTTCTGGGGCTGGGTCTGGGGCACGCCGGGCGCTCTGCTGGGCGTGCCGCTGCTGATCATCATCCAGACCGTGGTGCAGGCGGCGGGAACCCCGGATATTGCGGGCTTCCTGTTCGAGCAGGGGACGCTGACGGTCGCCCCGCGCAAAGAAAATGACGAGAAAGCGGAAAGTCCCGTTGCGGACGGTTGA
- a CDS encoding dihydrolipoamide acetyltransferase family protein produces the protein MALFTFKLPDIGEGIAQAEIVGWHVKVGDRVEEDQPIADMMTDKATVEMESPVAGTVVRLAGEPGDQVSIGAMLVEIEVVGEAVTAPPPSVETIEAETPGEAVIEKAAHIPEPSAPAKAGAQGSEAGPVDLGLLPSQEHGVAERPILASPAVRARAKDLGVDLAQVKPSGDHIRHADLDAYLLYGEGQGYRPAGRSAKRADEQVKVIGMRRRIAENMAASKRNIPHFTYVEEIDVTALEELREQLNANRGDRPKLTMLPLLIVALCKALPDFPMLNARYDDEAGVVTRHGAVHLGLATQTDAGLMVPVIRDAQDRNVWQLATEIRRLADAARSGKAKSEELSGSTLTLTSLGPLGGIATTPVINRPEVAIIGPNRVIERPVFKGKEIVAAKLMNLSISCDHRVVDGWDAASFVQVVRKLLEAPAFLFVD, from the coding sequence ATGGCGCTGTTCACATTCAAGCTGCCGGATATCGGCGAAGGCATTGCCCAGGCGGAAATCGTCGGCTGGCACGTCAAGGTCGGCGATCGGGTCGAGGAAGACCAGCCGATCGCCGACATGATGACCGACAAGGCGACGGTCGAGATGGAAAGCCCCGTCGCGGGCACCGTGGTGCGGCTGGCGGGCGAACCGGGCGACCAGGTTTCCATCGGCGCGATGCTGGTGGAGATCGAGGTGGTGGGCGAGGCGGTTACAGCGCCGCCGCCATCGGTGGAGACGATCGAAGCGGAAACGCCGGGAGAGGCGGTGATCGAGAAAGCGGCGCACATTCCAGAGCCCAGTGCTCCTGCGAAAGCAGGAGCCCAGGGTTCGGAAGCCGGGCCTGTCGACCTTGGGCTCCTGCCTTCGCAGGAGCACGGCGTTGCGGAGCGCCCTATCCTCGCATCCCCCGCCGTGCGCGCGCGCGCCAAAGACCTTGGCGTCGATCTCGCCCAGGTAAAACCGTCGGGCGACCATATCCGCCATGCCGATCTCGACGCCTATCTGCTCTACGGCGAAGGGCAGGGCTATCGTCCCGCCGGGCGTTCGGCGAAGCGCGCGGACGAGCAGGTCAAGGTCATCGGCATGCGCCGCCGGATCGCCGAGAATATGGCCGCGTCCAAACGCAACATCCCGCACTTCACCTATGTCGAGGAAATCGACGTGACCGCACTGGAAGAGTTGCGCGAGCAGCTCAACGCCAATCGCGGCGACCGGCCGAAGCTGACCATGTTGCCGCTGCTGATCGTGGCGCTGTGCAAGGCGCTGCCGGACTTCCCTATGCTCAACGCGCGCTACGATGACGAAGCGGGGGTGGTGACGCGCCATGGGGCGGTGCATCTGGGGCTGGCGACGCAGACCGATGCGGGCCTGATGGTGCCGGTGATCCGCGACGCGCAGGATCGCAATGTTTGGCAGTTGGCGACCGAAATCCGCCGCCTGGCCGACGCCGCGCGCAGCGGCAAGGCGAAGTCTGAGGAACTGTCCGGCTCCACCCTGACATTGACGTCGCTGGGGCCGCTGGGCGGCATCGCCACCACGCCGGTCATCAACCGACCGGAAGTCGCGATTATCGGTCCCAACCGCGTGATCGAGCGTCCCGTCTTTAAGGGCAAGGAGATCGTCGCGGCGAAGCTCATGAACCTGTCGATCAGTTGCGACCATCGCGTGGTCGATGGCTGGGACGCGGCCAGCTTCGTGCAGGTGGTGCGCAAGCTGCTGGAGGCGCCCGCCTTCCTGTTCGTGGATTGA